One Psychrosphaera aestuarii DNA window includes the following coding sequences:
- a CDS encoding DegT/DnrJ/EryC1/StrS family aminotransferase, with protein sequence MLNTNFSPWPSFTAEEATAVQNVLLSNKVNYWTGSEIKAFELEFAQYCQTNYAVAVANGTLALDLALKALNILPGDEVITTPRTFIASASSIVSVGAAPVFADVDLNSQAITAKSIEAVLTKNTKAVIVVHLAGMPAEMDDIMALSEKHGFYVIEDCAQAHGAVYKNRPVGSIGHIGAWSFCQDKIMSTGGEGGMVTTNDKALWSKMWSYKDHGKSYDAVFNKSHPAGFRWFHESFGTNWRMTEMQAAIGRIQLSRMPTWTKARNENAIKINKVAAKFPLVRVVDVPEYITHGAYKHYLFVNPERLAEGWSRDRIVDEIVAKGVPCYQGSCSEVYLEKAFENTPFAPPTRLKGAVELGQTSLMFLVHPTLTNQEMEQTCAVIETIFSLAQG encoded by the coding sequence ATGTTAAATACGAATTTTTCGCCATGGCCAAGTTTTACGGCTGAAGAGGCGACTGCGGTTCAAAACGTATTATTATCAAACAAAGTTAATTATTGGACAGGCTCAGAAATTAAAGCTTTTGAACTAGAATTTGCCCAATATTGTCAAACAAATTATGCAGTGGCCGTTGCTAATGGCACACTTGCATTAGACTTAGCCCTCAAAGCGCTCAATATTCTGCCGGGTGATGAAGTAATTACTACTCCCCGCACCTTTATAGCCTCAGCAAGTAGTATTGTAAGTGTCGGCGCTGCACCAGTATTTGCAGATGTTGACCTTAATTCTCAAGCTATTACAGCGAAGTCGATAGAAGCGGTTCTCACTAAAAATACCAAAGCAGTTATTGTTGTGCATTTAGCGGGAATGCCAGCTGAAATGGATGACATTATGGCTTTAAGTGAAAAGCACGGATTTTATGTCATTGAAGATTGTGCACAGGCGCACGGTGCTGTTTATAAAAATCGGCCAGTTGGTTCAATAGGACATATAGGTGCGTGGTCATTTTGCCAAGATAAAATAATGTCTACTGGTGGTGAAGGTGGAATGGTGACTACGAATGACAAAGCTCTGTGGTCTAAAATGTGGAGTTATAAAGATCACGGTAAAAGTTACGATGCCGTCTTTAATAAGTCTCACCCTGCTGGTTTTAGATGGTTTCATGAAAGCTTTGGAACAAACTGGCGGATGACTGAAATGCAGGCTGCTATTGGCAGAATTCAACTGAGCAGAATGCCGACGTGGACCAAGGCTAGAAATGAAAATGCAATAAAAATTAATAAAGTCGCTGCAAAATTTCCATTAGTTCGTGTCGTTGATGTTCCAGAATATATCACTCATGGCGCTTATAAACATTATTTGTTTGTTAATCCTGAGCGACTCGCAGAAGGTTGGTCTCGAGACAGAATTGTCGACGAGATAGTCGCAAAGGGAGTACCGTGCTATCAAGGAAGTTGTTCTGAAGTTTATTTAGAAAAGGCGTTTGAAAACACTCCTTTTGCGCCACCGACTAGACTGAAGGGGGCCGTTGAATTAGGTCAAACGTCCTTGATGTTTTTAGTGCACCCGACATTAACGAATCAAGAAATGGAACAAACTTGTGCCGTGATAGAGACTATATTTTCATTGGCTCAGGGGTAA
- a CDS encoding acetyltransferase: MLGASGHGKVVADIAESCGFQVTFFDDRYPEMKGIEHWTVNGNTADLIRVKNQFDCAFVAIGDNTIRAAKQAVLQTHGLISTSLIHPSAVVSRYAQIDHGTVVFPGAIINSFSKIGAGCIINSNSVIEHDCNLGKFCHISPNVALGGGTRIGSKSWIGIGSVTKQLIEIGESVVIGAGSTVVSNVPNYVIAYGTPTKIIKAVDS, from the coding sequence GTGTTAGGCGCTAGTGGTCACGGTAAAGTTGTTGCAGATATCGCGGAATCATGTGGTTTCCAGGTAACCTTTTTTGATGATAGATATCCAGAAATGAAAGGGATTGAGCATTGGACTGTTAACGGCAATACCGCCGATCTTATTAGGGTAAAAAATCAATTTGACTGCGCTTTTGTAGCAATAGGAGATAATACGATAAGAGCAGCAAAACAGGCTGTTCTTCAGACGCATGGATTAATATCGACCTCACTAATACATCCATCGGCTGTTGTGAGTCGTTATGCGCAAATAGACCATGGCACGGTTGTCTTTCCTGGTGCAATAATAAACAGTTTTTCTAAAATTGGTGCCGGGTGCATAATAAACTCTAATTCTGTAATAGAACATGATTGTAATTTAGGAAAATTTTGTCATATTAGTCCTAATGTTGCTTTGGGTGGTGGTACAAGGATTGGTAGTAAGTCTTGGATAGGGATTGGTTCTGTTACAAAGCAGCTAATTGAGATAGGAGAGTCTGTTGTCATAGGAGCGGGCTCTACTGTAGTATCGAATGTACCGAATTATGTTATTGCATACGGCACACCAACAAAAATAATAAAGGCTGTAGACTCTTAA
- a CDS encoding sugar transferase produces the protein MKRVFDVVCACSVLIVTMPLLLVLALLIRFKLGSPILFTQSRPGLHGKVFKMVKFRSMTDETDALGNLKADEERLTKFGRFLRSTSLDELPGLFNVLNGNMSLVGPRPLLVEYLPLYSEQQARRHDVKPGITGWAQVNGRNAIDWETKFALDVWYVDNQSFWLDIKILFLTVKKVLIRDGISAEGHATILPFRGNIK, from the coding sequence ATGAAAAGGGTATTTGATGTTGTTTGTGCATGTAGTGTACTAATTGTAACTATGCCTTTATTGTTGGTTCTGGCCCTATTAATTCGTTTTAAGCTTGGTTCTCCAATTTTATTTACACAAAGTCGTCCAGGGCTTCATGGCAAAGTATTTAAAATGGTTAAGTTTCGCTCTATGACTGACGAAACGGATGCACTTGGTAACTTAAAGGCCGATGAAGAGCGATTAACAAAGTTTGGTCGCTTTCTGCGTTCGACAAGTTTAGATGAGTTGCCAGGTCTGTTTAATGTGTTGAATGGCAATATGAGCTTAGTTGGACCAAGGCCTTTGCTTGTTGAGTATTTACCTTTGTATAGTGAACAACAAGCTCGTCGGCATGATGTTAAACCGGGTATAACTGGTTGGGCGCAAGTTAATGGGCGAAATGCGATTGATTGGGAAACAAAGTTTGCTCTTGATGTTTGGTACGTCGACAACCAGAGCTTTTGGTTAGATATAAAAATACTATTTTTAACAGTAAAAAAGGTGCTGATCAGAGACGGGATTAGTGCTGAAGGCCACGCTACTATTTTACCTTTCAGAGGTAATATAAAGTGA
- a CDS encoding glycosyltransferase family 4 protein — translation MKVLVVVTSALSVESFLEGQFNAFVKSGIDVHLAVNTATVRRALPRGVTVHDMGFKREISLSKDIKSLFKLIRLIKKIKPDIVHTHTPKASLLGCFAARLCKVKAIIYHLHGLVAMEAGLEKKSVVSFVERLPFKLSTHILCVSASLQKWVVDHGYCQSSKISTLAHGSICGVDTTEKYNVSKVKPIWPVANDAPAQRFIVGYAGRVCVDKGIDDFLELLSILNSQADVFTGLIVGPIEDAKYNNLNDIPNIVHIGYVSNVNEYIASFDVLVLLSKREGFGLVAAEANALEIPVVCYQIPGLEDAVADGESATLVKYQKIDAAVRAVWSYYSNSGLKERHGKAGRERVEHLFNPDVLTACQINFYQSLINHEVCNEKGI, via the coding sequence ATGAAAGTGTTGGTTGTAGTAACCTCAGCGTTAAGTGTTGAAAGTTTTTTAGAAGGCCAGTTTAACGCTTTTGTAAAAAGTGGTATCGACGTGCATTTAGCGGTTAATACTGCAACTGTTCGCCGTGCACTTCCAAGAGGAGTTACGGTTCATGATATGGGGTTTAAACGGGAAATTAGTTTATCAAAAGACATTAAGTCTTTATTTAAGCTTATTCGCTTAATCAAAAAGATTAAACCCGATATCGTACATACTCACACACCAAAAGCATCATTGTTGGGGTGTTTTGCTGCGCGCTTATGTAAGGTAAAAGCCATTATTTATCATTTGCATGGCTTAGTTGCTATGGAAGCTGGCCTAGAAAAAAAGTCTGTGGTGAGCTTTGTAGAACGGTTACCGTTTAAACTTTCAACCCATATTTTGTGTGTGAGTGCGAGTCTTCAAAAGTGGGTTGTCGATCATGGTTATTGTCAAAGCTCGAAGATTTCGACCCTAGCGCATGGCTCCATTTGTGGTGTAGATACCACAGAAAAATATAACGTTAGCAAGGTAAAACCTATATGGCCTGTTGCTAACGACGCGCCAGCACAACGATTTATTGTTGGTTATGCCGGTAGGGTATGTGTAGACAAGGGAATTGACGACTTTTTAGAATTGCTAAGCATCTTAAATAGTCAAGCGGACGTTTTTACTGGCTTGATTGTTGGCCCAATAGAAGATGCTAAATACAATAACCTTAATGACATACCTAATATTGTCCACATTGGGTATGTTAGTAATGTAAATGAGTATATAGCGAGTTTTGATGTATTGGTGTTACTTTCAAAGCGGGAAGGTTTTGGTTTGGTTGCTGCCGAAGCAAATGCGTTAGAAATCCCAGTTGTGTGTTATCAAATTCCTGGTTTAGAAGATGCGGTTGCCGATGGCGAAAGTGCGACTCTTGTGAAATACCAAAAAATAGACGCAGCGGTGAGAGCGGTTTGGTCTTACTATTCCAATTCCGGCTTAAAAGAGCGTCATGGCAAGGCTGGAAGAGAGCGTGTTGAACATCTTTTTAATCCAGATGTGTTAACGGCTTGCCAAATCAACTTTTATCAATCTCTTATAAATCACGAGGTGTGCAATGAAAAGGGTATTTGA
- a CDS encoding glycosyltransferase, translating into MGKVIFVFHDARFVVLPNGEYYTRSKADAFFWQRYLSEFDKVVVVSRVAEVSEVSSEYKKADCEGVTFEHLCNYRGIGGFVRNILKMVKKGWSLSRRIKKQNATLVFRLPLSLTAVIPMIFNKYSVEVVGDPYDAVAGRTVSSKMIAWLLKVKMKWEVKGAYASSFVTEHSLQKTYPPKRGTFSTNYSSLALLDTDYFLREPESANKNSYQILSVGSLEHYYKGPDVLLHALKKVREKGLDVNLVWVGAGIKLEEVKGLANELGLSNAVNFVGFCDFNEIKTWHKTSDVFVLASRQEGLPRAMIEAMASSMCCVGTDVGGVAELITNKLIAPPDNVDDLASRLLTVLEQYPLRNEQSQLNFEHAQKYKNSLLQKRRNEFYRTIEGQ; encoded by the coding sequence TTGGGAAAGGTAATTTTTGTTTTTCATGATGCCAGGTTTGTCGTACTGCCAAATGGTGAATATTACACCCGTTCAAAAGCGGATGCCTTTTTCTGGCAACGTTATTTATCAGAGTTCGATAAAGTGGTGGTAGTTTCAAGAGTGGCTGAAGTGAGTGAAGTCAGCTCAGAATATAAAAAAGCGGATTGTGAAGGCGTAACTTTTGAACATTTGTGCAACTATCGAGGCATAGGTGGTTTTGTTCGCAATATCCTTAAGATGGTGAAAAAAGGGTGGTCACTCTCTAGGCGAATAAAAAAACAAAATGCGACGTTAGTGTTTCGGCTACCTTTGTCATTAACCGCAGTAATTCCAATGATTTTTAACAAGTACTCTGTAGAGGTTGTTGGCGACCCTTACGATGCTGTGGCAGGACGAACAGTTAGTTCTAAAATGATTGCCTGGTTGTTGAAGGTTAAAATGAAATGGGAAGTTAAAGGCGCCTACGCAAGTTCTTTTGTTACTGAGCATAGTCTACAAAAAACTTACCCTCCTAAGAGAGGGACCTTTTCCACCAATTATTCAAGTTTAGCGTTGTTGGATACGGACTACTTTTTACGAGAACCTGAATCGGCAAACAAAAACTCTTATCAAATATTAAGCGTTGGAAGTTTAGAGCATTATTACAAAGGTCCAGATGTATTATTACATGCGTTAAAAAAAGTAAGAGAGAAAGGTCTAGACGTTAATTTAGTTTGGGTTGGCGCAGGGATAAAGCTAGAAGAGGTTAAAGGGTTAGCTAATGAGCTTGGGCTGAGTAATGCAGTTAATTTTGTTGGTTTTTGTGATTTTAACGAAATAAAGACATGGCACAAAACATCTGATGTATTTGTATTGGCTTCACGACAGGAAGGCTTACCAAGAGCCATGATCGAAGCCATGGCAAGTTCAATGTGTTGTGTAGGCACTGATGTTGGTGGAGTAGCAGAGTTAATAACGAACAAACTTATTGCCCCGCCAGATAATGTGGATGATTTGGCAAGCCGCCTATTAACAGTATTAGAGCAGTACCCACTGAGAAATGAACAGTCCCAATTAAATTTTGAACATGCACAAAAATATAAAAACAGCCTCCTACAAAAAAGGCGAAATGAATTTTACAGAACTATAGAAGGGCAATGA
- a CDS encoding O-antigen polymerase: MTNNNRLISPLMFYILFYIYFTLGPVLAYYLGFGIYSGIKETYIADAVTVFCIALLGLFVSKIVQSRPSKILVGESSRSKWHVQLVLIALSLVLGLAYLNLMMKIGGASKKSDILDKIGALHYIVMYIAPLLVCIRLSIKRSFTKYDAVIFMAFTWYCLLIGERDFVLIIIPCILTYSLYRKISLTKLGLLLLVCSILFTALSLLRANLEGDSVLEALKAILSQGSNLMIVTNVLRWIEVGYFDFYYGVTYVDSVLSLVQLKQFETIGRLTIWFTEMYGANVRPGAFGFSIEAEAFMNFGYIGVFAFFFCVGSLFRVFWLRAIAGDSLALFISVYASYIAIYAIRGDFNMMLKGIVYGVLAWFFFYSITYGRFIIRKISWER; this comes from the coding sequence GTGACAAATAACAACCGGCTTATTTCACCACTAATGTTTTATATATTGTTTTATATCTATTTTACGTTAGGACCTGTTTTAGCTTACTACCTTGGTTTTGGAATATATTCAGGCATTAAAGAAACCTATATAGCTGACGCCGTCACCGTATTTTGTATTGCTTTACTAGGTTTGTTTGTTAGTAAAATTGTGCAAAGTCGACCGAGCAAAATTTTAGTCGGTGAATCTAGCCGAAGTAAATGGCATGTTCAGCTTGTTCTTATCGCATTGAGTTTAGTATTGGGTTTAGCCTACTTAAATTTAATGATGAAAATTGGTGGTGCATCAAAAAAGTCTGACATTTTAGATAAAATAGGGGCGCTACATTACATCGTTATGTATATAGCTCCTTTATTGGTGTGTATTCGCCTATCGATTAAAAGATCCTTTACTAAGTATGATGCTGTTATTTTTATGGCATTCACTTGGTATTGCTTGTTAATTGGCGAACGCGACTTTGTTCTCATTATTATCCCATGTATTTTGACTTATTCCCTTTATCGAAAAATAAGCTTAACCAAGTTAGGTCTATTATTGCTCGTTTGTTCGATATTATTTACCGCACTGAGTTTACTGAGAGCTAATCTAGAGGGTGACAGTGTGCTGGAAGCCTTAAAAGCCATTTTAAGCCAAGGTAGTAACCTTATGATTGTAACTAACGTGTTGAGGTGGATAGAGGTTGGTTATTTTGATTTTTACTATGGAGTAACATACGTAGATTCTGTTTTATCACTTGTCCAGCTAAAGCAATTTGAAACTATAGGCCGATTAACAATTTGGTTTACCGAAATGTATGGGGCGAACGTACGACCGGGTGCATTTGGTTTTTCAATAGAAGCTGAGGCATTCATGAACTTTGGTTACATTGGGGTGTTTGCTTTTTTCTTTTGTGTGGGAAGTTTGTTTAGAGTCTTCTGGTTAAGAGCGATAGCAGGAGACTCTTTAGCGTTATTTATTTCTGTCTACGCGTCATACATTGCAATTTACGCAATTCGTGGCGACTTCAACATGATGCTTAAAGGCATTGTATATGGTGTTTTAGCTTGGTTTTTCTTTTATAGCATTACCTATGGCCGTTTTATAATAAGGAAAATTAGTTGGGAAAGGTAA
- the galU gene encoding UTP--glucose-1-phosphate uridylyltransferase GalU produces MSTNAKTLSKVKKAIIPVAGLGTRMLPASKAIPKEMLPIADKPIIQYVVNEIIAAGIKEIILVTHSSKNSIENHFDKSFELESILEKRVKRQLLDEVQAICPKDVTIMHVRQGEAKGLGHAIACARPLVGNHPFAVVLPDVMINDYDSNLKQDNLADMIKLYDESRASQIMVDAVPNEDVNKYGIADVDGVKIKAGESKAMVGMVEKPDVDDAPSNLAVVGRYVLSAEIWDILEKTPVGAGDEIQLTDAIATLMDWEQVNAYVLKGSYHDCGDKLGYMKAFVEYSKRHPVLGEAFSEYLSQ; encoded by the coding sequence ATGAGTACAAATGCAAAAACATTATCAAAAGTTAAAAAGGCCATTATTCCCGTTGCTGGACTTGGCACTCGCATGTTACCGGCATCAAAAGCCATTCCAAAAGAAATGCTGCCGATTGCAGACAAACCTATTATTCAATATGTTGTTAACGAGATCATTGCTGCCGGCATTAAAGAAATTATCTTAGTTACGCACTCTTCAAAAAACAGCATAGAAAACCATTTTGATAAAAGCTTTGAGCTTGAGTCTATTTTGGAAAAACGCGTAAAACGTCAGTTATTAGACGAAGTACAGGCTATTTGCCCAAAAGACGTTACCATAATGCACGTTCGTCAAGGCGAAGCTAAAGGTTTAGGCCACGCCATTGCTTGTGCGCGACCATTGGTAGGTAATCACCCATTTGCCGTTGTATTGCCCGATGTAATGATCAACGATTACGACTCAAACTTAAAACAAGACAACTTAGCCGACATGATCAAGCTTTATGACGAGAGTAGAGCGAGTCAAATCATGGTGGATGCAGTGCCAAATGAAGACGTGAATAAATACGGTATTGCTGATGTAGACGGCGTTAAAATAAAAGCCGGCGAATCAAAAGCCATGGTAGGCATGGTTGAAAAGCCTGATGTCGATGACGCACCGTCAAACCTAGCTGTTGTTGGCCGTTATGTTTTATCTGCAGAAATCTGGGATATTCTTGAGAAAACGCCAGTCGGCGCAGGCGATGAAATTCAGCTCACCGATGCCATCGCTACGTTAATGGACTGGGAACAAGTCAATGCTTATGTATTAAAAGGCAGCTACCATGACTGTGGTGACAAACTTGGTTACATGAAAGCGTTTGTAGAATACAGCAAGCGTCATCCGGTATTAGGCGAAGCCTTTAGTGAGTACTTAAGTCAATAA
- a CDS encoding SLC13 family permease: MLEPFGPVVILVATIGGLIRYQQVPERVFGVAILACYLCGFVSTENVLSNAVNNGLMTLILLIICASVLEQTSYLRRLSQLLLSRVSSLTYIKTLTTTLFSSAFLNNTAVVATLINPIKSNKIIPPNKLLLPLSYAAILGGTMTLVGTSTNLIVDSMLIEKGHPGFAFFDFLYIGLAVSFCCLIVILIQIPRLKGELETSDSSEGYLVEAVVQEASTLIDTSMEDSGLLNLDQLELVEIVRYGLVISPVEQDEVIKGGDRLIFSGDVKKVSVLQQFDGLSMYADSEGEISRKLAEVMVRPSSSLIGKTLKSSGFSSRFNAGVVAIRRQGGRLSGKLSNIRIKPGDFLVLAVEGDIEGRHSFMKNFFLLKGKRVDNALSGWREKTALWGFIGSISISVIFSISLLKCFVFYLALLTAIGSLGIHQIKQRFPLELWLVVVGALTIASSLDNVGASLMFANWIQETLSDYSVWWAFVGIFILTVLMTELITNNAAAALMLPLAYSVALGLNVNVMPFVMAVAFGASGSFISPYGYQTNLMIFNAGSYELKDFIRFGWPVSLTYAVTALTVIPLVFPF, translated from the coding sequence GTGCTCGAGCCGTTTGGTCCAGTTGTTATATTGGTGGCTACCATTGGTGGCCTCATTCGATATCAGCAAGTGCCGGAGCGTGTTTTTGGTGTCGCCATTTTAGCCTGCTATTTGTGTGGCTTTGTTTCTACCGAAAATGTCCTTTCTAATGCTGTTAATAACGGCTTAATGACCCTCATTTTATTAATTATTTGTGCTTCTGTTTTGGAGCAAACGAGTTATTTGCGCCGCTTGTCTCAACTTTTATTGAGCCGAGTTTCCTCACTCACTTATATTAAAACACTCACTACCACTTTGTTTTCGTCGGCGTTTTTAAATAATACCGCTGTGGTTGCAACACTGATTAACCCTATCAAATCTAACAAAATCATTCCTCCTAATAAACTGCTGCTTCCTCTTTCTTATGCGGCCATTCTTGGCGGCACTATGACCTTAGTCGGCACCTCAACCAATTTGATTGTTGACTCTATGTTGATTGAAAAAGGCCATCCTGGTTTTGCCTTTTTTGATTTTTTATATATTGGTCTTGCCGTGTCGTTTTGTTGCTTAATTGTCATACTAATTCAGATTCCGCGTTTAAAAGGTGAATTAGAAACCAGCGATAGTAGTGAAGGCTATTTAGTTGAGGCGGTGGTGCAAGAGGCTTCAACCTTAATCGATACCAGTATGGAAGACAGCGGCTTATTAAATTTAGACCAGCTAGAGCTTGTAGAAATCGTTCGTTACGGACTCGTGATATCGCCAGTGGAGCAAGATGAAGTAATTAAAGGTGGCGACCGACTTATTTTTTCTGGTGATGTTAAAAAGGTGTCGGTATTGCAGCAGTTTGACGGTTTGAGCATGTACGCTGACTCAGAAGGGGAGATCAGTCGTAAACTCGCCGAGGTGATGGTTCGCCCATCGAGTTCGTTGATTGGCAAAACGTTAAAGTCGTCGGGTTTTAGCTCTCGATTTAATGCCGGCGTGGTAGCAATTAGACGTCAAGGTGGTCGACTGTCGGGCAAGCTAAGCAACATTCGTATTAAGCCTGGGGATTTTTTGGTGCTGGCCGTTGAGGGTGATATTGAAGGCCGTCATAGCTTTATGAAAAACTTCTTTTTGTTAAAAGGTAAGCGCGTTGATAATGCCTTGTCTGGCTGGCGCGAAAAAACGGCGCTTTGGGGCTTTATTGGTAGCATCAGTATTTCGGTGATCTTTTCGATTAGCTTGCTTAAGTGTTTTGTATTTTATCTTGCTTTGCTTACCGCGATTGGCAGTTTAGGTATCCATCAAATTAAACAACGCTTTCCGCTGGAGTTATGGCTCGTTGTAGTGGGCGCGTTAACGATTGCCTCGTCGTTGGATAACGTCGGCGCCAGTTTAATGTTTGCCAACTGGATACAAGAAACGTTAAGCGATTACAGCGTGTGGTGGGCCTTTGTTGGCATCTTTATTCTAACAGTTTTAATGACAGAGCTAATTACCAATAATGCCGCAGCTGCGCTTATGTTGCCCTTGGCGTATTCTGTTGCGCTTGGTTTAAATGTGAATGTCATGCCCTTTGTAATGGCGGTGGCTTTTGGTGCTAGTGGCAGTTTTATTAGCCCTTACGGTTATCAAACTAACTTAATGATTTTTAATGCGGGCAGTTATGAGTTAAAAGACTTTATTCGGTTTGGCTGGCCGGTGTCGCTCACTTATGCTGTTACTGCGCTAACCGTGATACCTCTGGTGTTTCCATTTTAG
- the wecA gene encoding UDP-N-acetylglucosamine--undecaprenyl-phosphate N-acetylglucosaminephosphotransferase has product MEKLAIDLVFVFCISFALLFILRKVAYRVGLVDKANGRKTHVGEVPLVGGVAICFTVIHYLYLNPIFPENNTVYMLSIALLTLVGALDDKFDVSFKIRIVIQIGVSLLMINYSGIQISELGDMFGGGNISIAYFGIPLTVLAVVGAINAFNMVDGIDGLLGGLSIVTFSGFAIIMAMYGQDNKVYICLLFVVSMVPYILMNLGLVGKERKVFMGDAGSMMIGFTVIWLLLSASQIGTEEAHLRSVTCLWLIAIPLMDMTSIMIRRLRKGRSPFKPDREHLHHIFEKMGLSSIQTLIAICFVASCFAAVGILGEVFEVPEYVMFYSFILVFLGYDYVLQKALKKMHQQTPANEPS; this is encoded by the coding sequence ATGGAAAAATTAGCCATAGATTTGGTTTTTGTATTTTGCATATCATTTGCATTATTATTTATTTTGCGAAAAGTAGCCTACAGAGTAGGTCTTGTTGATAAAGCAAATGGCCGTAAAACTCACGTTGGCGAGGTCCCTTTGGTGGGTGGCGTTGCTATTTGTTTTACCGTTATCCACTATTTGTACTTAAATCCTATTTTCCCTGAAAACAATACCGTATATATGTTGTCGATTGCGCTGTTAACTTTAGTTGGCGCGTTAGATGATAAGTTTGACGTGAGCTTTAAGATTCGCATTGTTATCCAAATAGGCGTTTCTTTGTTGATGATAAACTACTCAGGGATACAAATTTCTGAGTTAGGTGACATGTTTGGCGGCGGCAATATATCCATTGCTTATTTTGGTATACCGTTAACTGTTTTAGCGGTTGTGGGTGCTATTAATGCTTTTAATATGGTTGATGGTATCGACGGCTTGCTCGGTGGTTTGTCTATTGTAACCTTCTCGGGTTTTGCCATTATTATGGCCATGTATGGTCAAGACAATAAAGTGTACATTTGTTTGTTATTTGTTGTATCCATGGTGCCTTACATATTGATGAACTTAGGCTTGGTCGGCAAAGAGCGTAAGGTGTTTATGGGCGATGCCGGTAGCATGATGATTGGTTTTACAGTAATTTGGTTATTGTTAAGCGCAAGCCAAATTGGTACTGAGGAAGCGCACTTACGTTCGGTAACTTGTTTGTGGTTAATCGCGATACCGCTAATGGATATGACGTCTATTATGATACGTCGTTTACGCAAAGGCCGATCGCCATTTAAACCAGACCGTGAGCATTTACATCACATCTTTGAAAAAATGGGACTAAGCTCTATTCAAACGCTAATAGCTATTTGCTTTGTTGCGTCGTGTTTTGCAGCCGTTGGTATTTTGGGCGAGGTATTTGAGGTTCCTGAATACGTAATGTTCTATTCCTTCATCCTGGTGTTTTTAGGTTACGACTATGTGCTACAAAAGGCACTGAAAAAGATGCACCAGCAAACACCGGCAAACGAACCATCGTAA
- the rfbD gene encoding dTDP-4-dehydrorhamnose reductase: MNAVIIGRNGQVAWELQQTVPKNTNILVLGSQDVDITDLSDLTNALAEHEVDVIINASAYTAVDKAETDKENAFLINEQAVRNLAVVAKNKQARFIHISTDFVFDGEHNQAYKTTDMTNPVSVYGASKLAGEQAAFDEYRHNTVVVRTSWVYSSHGNNFVKTMLRLMEEKEQLSVVADQIGCPTYARGLAEFLWVLSSENKVESIYNWSDLGVASWYDFAIAIQSEALEQGLLSKRIPISPIATEDYPTPAKRPKFSLLDHLSSSHVYQAKHWQLNLAQMLKALL; encoded by the coding sequence ATGAATGCAGTAATAATTGGCCGTAACGGTCAAGTTGCTTGGGAACTGCAACAGACAGTTCCTAAAAACACAAATATATTGGTATTAGGCAGTCAGGATGTTGATATTACAGATTTATCTGATCTCACTAATGCACTAGCTGAGCATGAGGTAGACGTAATTATCAATGCGTCCGCTTATACAGCTGTCGACAAAGCTGAAACTGATAAAGAAAACGCTTTTCTTATCAATGAACAAGCGGTTAGGAACTTGGCTGTTGTTGCCAAAAACAAACAAGCGCGATTTATTCATATATCAACAGACTTTGTATTTGATGGCGAGCATAACCAAGCCTACAAAACAACGGATATGACTAACCCTGTCAGTGTTTATGGTGCTTCAAAGTTAGCTGGCGAACAGGCTGCATTCGATGAGTATAGGCACAATACGGTAGTAGTTCGTACGTCATGGGTGTATTCTTCACACGGTAATAACTTTGTTAAAACCATGTTACGGTTAATGGAAGAAAAAGAGCAACTAAGCGTAGTTGCAGACCAAATTGGTTGCCCTACTTATGCGAGGGGGTTAGCGGAGTTCTTGTGGGTGCTATCGTCAGAAAATAAAGTTGAATCTATCTATAATTGGTCAGACTTAGGTGTTGCGAGCTGGTATGACTTTGCAATAGCTATTCAAAGTGAAGCGTTGGAACAAGGATTATTAAGCAAACGCATACCGATCTCACCGATAGCTACAGAAGATTATCCGACGCCAGCCAAACGACCAAAGTTTAGTTTATTGGATCATTTAAGTAGCAGTCACGTTTATCAAGCCAAACATTGGCAATTAAACTTGGCGCAAATGCTAAAAGCCTTGTTATAA